A part of Halostella limicola genomic DNA contains:
- a CDS encoding universal stress protein: MYQKILVPTDGSETAEAAVDSALDLAEKYEASVHALYVVDTDSLSISLGGEQIDRIEQGNFAEMDEVRERAEAATGYVADRARERGLTAVENVSAGKPHVLIADYVDENDIDLVVMGSHGRSGVKRALLGSVTERTLRSTHVPVLVVDVQGTK; encoded by the coding sequence ATGTATCAGAAAATACTCGTTCCGACTGACGGCAGCGAAACCGCCGAGGCGGCGGTCGACTCCGCATTGGACCTCGCCGAGAAGTACGAGGCCAGCGTACACGCCCTGTACGTGGTCGACACCGACTCGCTGAGCATCAGTCTCGGCGGCGAACAGATCGACCGGATCGAACAGGGCAACTTCGCCGAGATGGACGAAGTCCGCGAACGGGCGGAGGCGGCGACCGGCTACGTCGCCGACCGCGCCCGCGAGCGGGGGCTGACGGCGGTCGAAAACGTCTCCGCCGGCAAGCCCCACGTTCTCATCGCCGACTACGTGGACGAAAACGACATCGACCTCGTCGTGATGGGCTCGCACGGCCGCTCGGGCGTCAAGCGGGCGCTGCTCGGTAGCGTCACCGAGCGGACGCTCCGCTCGACGCACGTGCCGGTGCTCGTCGTCGACGTGCAGGGAACGAAGTGA
- a CDS encoding DUF2110 family protein — MVVLATKLYVEGDARERSLDSLRSLVANALGDLDVTYEVGVRHDDFPSVTVEGDDAVVARNLLREEWGEITGEFEAGETYVGTLERWDEDGFVLDAGEAVRIPADEIDLGPGSPAQVRERFGLVQHLPMRFVYGGENEPNRLADEERDRLYDWTRGDGRVNVNSATRGEVRATVNRAGHAQDIVTVERLGLLEQSIVCTESTDPPGLLASIGQYLPAELRAVVP; from the coding sequence ATGGTCGTACTCGCGACTAAACTCTACGTCGAGGGCGACGCCCGCGAACGCTCGCTCGACTCCCTGCGGTCGCTCGTGGCCAACGCGCTGGGCGATCTGGACGTGACCTACGAGGTGGGCGTCCGCCACGACGACTTCCCGTCGGTCACCGTCGAGGGCGACGACGCGGTCGTCGCGCGGAACCTGCTCCGCGAGGAGTGGGGCGAGATCACCGGCGAGTTCGAGGCCGGCGAGACGTACGTCGGCACGCTCGAACGCTGGGACGAGGACGGTTTCGTCCTCGACGCCGGCGAGGCGGTCCGCATTCCGGCCGACGAGATCGACCTCGGGCCGGGGTCGCCCGCGCAGGTCCGCGAGCGGTTCGGCCTCGTCCAGCACCTGCCGATGCGGTTCGTGTACGGCGGGGAGAACGAGCCCAACCGCCTCGCCGACGAGGAGCGCGACCGCCTGTACGACTGGACCCGCGGCGACGGCCGCGTCAACGTCAACAGCGCGACCCGCGGCGAGGTCCGCGCGACGGTCAACCGCGCCGGCCACGCGCAGGACATCGTCACCGTCGAGCGACTGGGGCTGCTGGAACAGAGCATCGTCTGCACCGAGAGCACGGACCCGCCGGGCCTGCTCGCCAGCATCGGCCAGTACCTCCCCGCCGAACTCCGCGCCGTCGTTCCATGA
- a CDS encoding DUF7344 domain-containing protein — translation MTDSGFDALSNERCRELLVSLLDSDHRVVPELSDEAREIANSNEELLRKHLASSREVAGVDEDLLGVRLVHLPKIADYGFVEWDRDANVMSRGPRFDDLRPLLEMVDDPREVPPSEIPVMMRRSDGAETEFRR, via the coding sequence ATGACTGACAGCGGTTTCGACGCCCTATCGAACGAACGCTGCCGCGAACTACTGGTTTCCCTGCTGGACAGCGATCATCGGGTCGTCCCGGAACTCTCCGACGAGGCACGCGAAATCGCTAATTCGAACGAGGAGCTGCTCCGGAAACACCTGGCCAGTTCCAGGGAGGTAGCCGGTGTGGACGAGGATCTGCTCGGGGTCCGCCTCGTTCACCTGCCGAAGATCGCCGACTACGGCTTCGTGGAATGGGACCGGGACGCGAACGTGATGTCGCGGGGACCGCGGTTCGACGACCTCCGACCGCTCCTCGAGATGGTAGACGACCCCCGCGAGGTCCCCCCGTCGGAGATCCCCGTCATGATGCGCCGTTCGGACGGAGCTGAGACGGAGTTCCGCCGATAA
- a CDS encoding ATP-NAD kinase family protein, producing the protein MRRIGVVVNPIAGMGGRVGLKGTDGKVEEARERGAEPRAPERATDAQSALRERADGIDLLAAGGEMGADEARAAGFDPTVVTDPGAETSTEDTREAVRAFLDADVDLVLFAGGDGTAVDVAAVLDAADDDTPMLGIPAGVKVYSSVFGVTPEDAGRIAATFDAVADREINDIDEDAYRGGEVETDLKAVRPVPVAEDLQSSKQLGGGSVESLAAGFAADVEPDVTYVLGPGSTVGAIKAELGFDGSPLGVDVWQDGEVLARDAAEDEILDSLGERNVIVVSPIGGQGFIFGRGNDQISPAVIERSEVEVVASRAKLDGVGVLRVDTDDEAVDESLRGWRKVRVGRFERRMLQVV; encoded by the coding sequence ATGCGACGCATCGGGGTAGTCGTGAATCCGATCGCGGGGATGGGCGGCCGCGTCGGACTGAAAGGCACCGACGGGAAGGTCGAGGAGGCGCGCGAGCGCGGTGCGGAACCGCGCGCGCCGGAGCGCGCGACCGACGCGCAGAGCGCGCTCCGTGAGCGGGCGGACGGCATCGACCTCCTCGCGGCGGGCGGGGAGATGGGTGCCGACGAGGCGCGCGCCGCGGGGTTCGACCCGACGGTCGTCACCGACCCCGGCGCGGAGACGTCGACCGAGGACACCCGCGAGGCCGTCCGCGCCTTTCTCGACGCGGACGTCGACCTCGTACTGTTCGCCGGCGGCGACGGGACGGCCGTCGACGTCGCCGCGGTCCTCGACGCCGCGGACGACGACACGCCGATGCTCGGGATCCCCGCCGGCGTCAAGGTGTACTCCTCGGTGTTCGGCGTCACGCCGGAGGACGCCGGCCGCATCGCGGCGACGTTCGACGCGGTCGCCGACCGCGAGATAAACGACATCGACGAGGACGCCTACCGCGGCGGCGAGGTGGAGACGGACCTGAAGGCGGTGCGGCCGGTGCCCGTCGCCGAGGACCTGCAGTCGAGCAAGCAACTCGGCGGCGGCTCCGTCGAGTCGCTCGCCGCGGGGTTCGCTGCGGACGTCGAGCCCGACGTGACCTACGTCCTCGGCCCCGGCAGCACGGTCGGCGCGATCAAGGCGGAACTCGGGTTCGACGGGTCGCCGCTCGGCGTCGACGTCTGGCAGGATGGCGAGGTGCTGGCCCGCGACGCTGCGGAGGACGAGATCCTCGACTCCCTCGGGGAGCGCAACGTGATCGTGGTTTCGCCCATCGGCGGCCAGGGGTTCATCTTCGGGCGCGGCAACGACCAGATATCGCCGGCGGTCATCGAGCGCTCCGAGGTCGAGGTCGTCGCCTCGCGGGCGAAACTCGACGGCGTCGGCGTCCTCCGCGTCGACACGGACGACGAGGCCGTCGACGAGTCGCTGCGGGGCTGGCGGAAGGTCCGCGTCGGTCGGTTCGAGCGCCGCATGCTCCAAGTGGTCTGA
- a CDS encoding competence/damage-inducible protein A codes for MHAAVVTVGDELLSGDTTNTNATWLCDELDARGVVVERVTVVPDRVADIARVVNEYRAEYDVVVVTGGLGPTHDDVTMEGVAAAFGRDVVEHEEVLEWLEEHGGYTREDLTERTAHLPAGARVLHNEVGVAPGAVVESVYVLPGVPDEMTAMFELVADEFSGTTKHVTVVEADEPESALLDRLAALQEEFDVSVGSYPGDYVRVKISGPDEDVVAAAADWLEQRVDPVESHS; via the coding sequence ATGCACGCCGCCGTGGTCACTGTCGGCGACGAACTCCTGTCGGGCGACACGACGAACACGAACGCGACCTGGCTCTGCGACGAACTCGACGCGAGGGGCGTCGTCGTCGAGCGCGTCACCGTCGTCCCCGATCGGGTCGCCGACATCGCTCGCGTCGTCAACGAGTACCGCGCTGAGTACGACGTCGTCGTGGTGACGGGCGGTCTGGGTCCCACCCACGACGACGTGACGATGGAGGGCGTCGCGGCCGCGTTCGGTCGCGACGTGGTCGAACACGAGGAAGTGCTGGAGTGGCTCGAAGAGCACGGCGGCTACACGCGCGAGGACCTCACCGAACGGACGGCGCACCTGCCCGCCGGCGCGCGCGTCCTCCACAACGAGGTCGGCGTCGCGCCCGGCGCGGTCGTCGAGTCGGTGTACGTCCTGCCGGGCGTCCCCGACGAGATGACGGCGATGTTCGAGTTGGTGGCCGACGAGTTCAGCGGCACCACGAAACACGTCACGGTCGTCGAGGCGGACGAACCGGAGAGCGCGCTGCTTGACCGGCTTGCGGCGCTGCAGGAGGAGTTCGACGTATCGGTCGGGAGCTACCCCGGCGACTACGTCCGCGTGAAGATCTCCGGGCCGGACGAGGACGTGGTCGCCGCGGCGGCCGACTGGCTCGAACAGCGGGTCGACCCCGTCGAGTCCCATAGTTGA
- a CDS encoding transcription factor: MAFEDLLEDPVIQKYLHELVGPKGMPVAAAPPDGEVTDEELSEELDLELNDVRRALFILYENDLATYRRLRDEDSGWLTYLWTFQYDNIPENLEEEMHRLLEALENRREYERNHEFYLCEVDSIRFEFGEAMEFGFECPECGSPLEAMENTRLVDSMDERIDALRDELNVEA, encoded by the coding sequence ATGGCTTTTGAGGATCTGCTCGAGGACCCCGTCATCCAGAAGTACCTTCACGAGCTCGTCGGACCGAAGGGGATGCCGGTCGCGGCCGCCCCGCCGGACGGCGAGGTCACGGACGAGGAGCTCTCGGAGGAGCTGGACCTCGAACTCAACGACGTGCGCCGGGCGCTGTTTATCCTGTACGAGAACGACCTGGCGACGTACCGACGGCTCCGCGACGAGGACTCCGGGTGGCTCACGTACCTCTGGACGTTCCAGTACGACAACATCCCGGAGAACTTGGAGGAGGAGATGCACCGCCTGCTGGAGGCGCTCGAGAACCGCCGCGAGTACGAGCGCAACCACGAGTTCTACCTCTGCGAGGTCGACTCCATCCGCTTCGAGTTCGGCGAGGCGATGGAGTTCGGCTTCGAGTGTCCCGAGTGCGGGTCGCCGCTGGAGGCCATGGAGAACACCCGACTCGTCGACTCGATGGACGAGCGCATCGACGCGCTCCGCGACGAGCTGAACGTAGAGGCATAA
- a CDS encoding helix-turn-helix domain-containing protein codes for MATEATFTVPADEFPLGSVFDRLPDVTVELERMIPARDVVVPYFWVRGTSIDDVEGAFADHPGVKGIELIDSVEDEYLLRVEWMLEYDGVLSTLTETEIPLVRAVGTNRQWTFDVRGDDRSDIAAFQRRCRELDIPITLTKLHALTPIETDTGAALTDSQREALVLAYERGYFNSPRDVTMAEIGDELGITQQAVASRLRRGIDQILGDTLSELEATSR; via the coding sequence ATGGCTACCGAGGCGACGTTCACCGTTCCCGCAGACGAGTTTCCGTTGGGGAGCGTCTTCGACCGACTGCCCGACGTGACGGTCGAACTGGAGCGCATGATCCCGGCCCGGGACGTCGTGGTCCCCTACTTCTGGGTTCGCGGGACGTCGATCGACGACGTCGAGGGGGCGTTCGCCGATCATCCGGGAGTGAAAGGTATCGAACTCATCGACTCCGTCGAGGACGAGTATCTGTTACGCGTCGAGTGGATGCTGGAGTACGACGGGGTGTTGAGCACGCTGACGGAGACGGAGATCCCCCTCGTCAGAGCGGTCGGCACGAACCGGCAGTGGACGTTCGACGTCCGCGGCGACGACCGGAGCGACATCGCGGCGTTTCAGCGGCGCTGTCGGGAGCTGGACATCCCGATCACGCTAACGAAACTGCACGCGCTCACGCCGATAGAGACCGACACCGGAGCGGCGTTGACCGACTCGCAGCGGGAGGCGTTGGTCCTCGCGTACGAACGCGGGTACTTCAACTCGCCGCGCGACGTGACCATGGCCGAGATCGGGGACGAACTCGGGATCACGCAGCAGGCAGTCGCGTCCCGACTCCGGCGGGGTATCGACCAGATCCTCGGGGATACGCTGTCGGAGTTGGAGGCAACGTCCCGGTGA
- a CDS encoding tRNA (cytidine(56)-2'-O)-methyltransferase yields the protein MQGEPEVAVLRLGHRPGRDERMTTHVGLTARALGADRVVLTESSQARETIRDITDRFGGPFEAELTDSPKATIRDWPGAVVHLTMYGERVQDVEDDIRAAHEDEPVLVVVGAEKVPFDVYEAADWNVGVTNQPHSEVAGLAVFLDRLFDGRELDREWEDADQYVVPKATGKKVVPADEADGDGD from the coding sequence ATGCAGGGGGAACCCGAGGTCGCCGTGCTACGGCTCGGCCACCGACCCGGCCGCGACGAGCGGATGACCACGCACGTCGGGCTGACCGCCCGCGCGCTCGGCGCGGACCGCGTCGTGCTGACCGAGTCGTCGCAGGCCAGAGAGACGATCCGCGACATCACCGACCGGTTCGGCGGCCCGTTCGAGGCGGAGCTCACCGACTCGCCGAAGGCCACTATCCGCGACTGGCCCGGCGCGGTCGTCCACCTCACGATGTACGGCGAGCGCGTTCAGGACGTCGAGGACGATATCCGGGCGGCCCACGAGGACGAACCGGTGCTCGTCGTCGTCGGGGCCGAGAAGGTTCCGTTCGACGTGTACGAGGCGGCCGACTGGAACGTCGGCGTCACGAACCAGCCCCACTCGGAGGTCGCCGGCCTCGCGGTCTTCCTGGACCGCCTGTTCGACGGCCGCGAACTCGACCGCGAGTGGGAGGACGCCGACCAGTACGTGGTGCCGAAAGCGACCGGCAAGAAGGTCGTCCCAGCGGACGAAGCGGACGGGGACGGCGACTAG
- a CDS encoding sensor histidine kinase: MSGGSIDFDTTIESCRDEVTYWHRIIPVLGVLLLVVAVVRAVITFASSGILLEAVLDLVLVGSLGIVTLYIGVWLPNTTIRPEFYPRIVLWVFGGVAVMGIVLGLRVLHPGVNVEFTFGTQAVFLAIGSIAGLGIGVREAEAMIHAQTLKEQNEELKRAEEQLEEAVTKLEASNDRLEQFAYAASHDLQEPLRMVTSFLELLDDRHGDDLDEDGEEFLEFAVDGADRMREMIESLLEYSQVGTRGDALGPVDLDAVLDDVLADLKFRMEESDAELTREPLPAVEGDERQLRQVFQNLLTNAIRYSGDEPPVIHVSAKREGERWTVSVRDEGTGIDPDEAERVFEVFQRLHSQDDQPGSGIGLALCERIVDRHGGEIWVDSEPGVGSEFSFTLSPA; the protein is encoded by the coding sequence ATGAGTGGAGGCTCTATCGACTTCGACACGACGATCGAGTCGTGTCGAGACGAAGTCACCTACTGGCACCGGATCATCCCCGTGCTCGGCGTTTTGCTCCTCGTCGTCGCGGTCGTCAGAGCAGTGATCACGTTCGCCAGTAGCGGGATACTTCTGGAGGCGGTACTCGATCTGGTACTGGTCGGCTCGCTCGGGATCGTGACGCTGTACATCGGGGTCTGGCTGCCGAACACGACGATCCGGCCCGAGTTCTACCCGCGTATCGTGCTGTGGGTCTTCGGCGGCGTGGCCGTGATGGGCATCGTTCTCGGTCTGCGCGTCCTCCATCCCGGCGTGAACGTGGAGTTCACGTTCGGGACCCAGGCGGTCTTCCTGGCAATCGGGTCGATCGCGGGGCTGGGGATCGGCGTCCGCGAGGCGGAAGCGATGATTCACGCCCAGACGCTCAAGGAGCAAAACGAGGAGTTGAAGCGAGCCGAGGAGCAGTTAGAGGAGGCGGTAACGAAGCTGGAAGCGTCGAACGACCGGCTGGAACAGTTCGCGTACGCCGCCTCTCACGACCTGCAGGAGCCGCTGCGAATGGTGACGAGCTTCCTCGAACTCCTCGACGACCGACACGGCGACGACCTCGACGAGGACGGCGAGGAGTTCCTCGAATTCGCGGTCGACGGGGCCGACCGGATGCGGGAGATGATCGAGAGCCTCCTCGAGTACTCGCAGGTCGGGACGCGAGGCGACGCGCTAGGCCCCGTCGATCTCGACGCCGTTCTCGACGACGTGCTCGCGGATCTCAAGTTCAGGATGGAAGAGTCCGACGCCGAGTTGACGCGAGAACCGCTGCCCGCCGTCGAGGGCGACGAGCGGCAGTTGCGGCAGGTGTTCCAGAACCTGCTGACGAACGCGATCCGGTACAGCGGCGACGAGCCGCCGGTGATACACGTGTCGGCGAAACGGGAGGGCGAGAGGTGGACCGTATCGGTCCGCGACGAAGGGACGGGGATCGATCCCGACGAGGCGGAACGCGTCTTCGAGGTCTTCCAGCGCCTTCACTCGCAGGATGACCAGCCCGGATCCGGGATCGGGTTGGCGCTGTGCGAGCGGATCGTCGACCGGCACGGCGGGGAGATATGGGTCGACTCGGAGCCCGGAGTCGGATCGGAATTCTCGTTCACGCTCTCCCCCGCGTAA
- a CDS encoding DUF5803 family protein encodes MNRRLVLATVAVALIAVTAGCSVGPFAEELDEEEVNEDAEYDWETNATATITIDGGEYQAVYNVTETSEIEVYEEGFSGNEPVHVRAVQFRYPNGTFVNGTDLDVRIDGGETVIELPDENGSVAYTAETRPKEFGSPVLVDGSYEVVLPPNHRTDNFLFGHVSPDPSAKEVVGDRMHIRWEDPDRNVFVRYYLQRDILIFGGLVAVLGAVMIAGLIYYLRQIRELENKRKEMGLDVETEDDEFDDGPPPGMR; translated from the coding sequence ATGAATCGCCGCCTCGTCCTCGCCACGGTCGCCGTCGCGCTGATCGCCGTCACCGCCGGGTGTAGCGTCGGCCCCTTCGCCGAGGAGCTCGACGAGGAGGAGGTTAACGAGGACGCCGAGTACGACTGGGAGACGAACGCCACCGCGACGATAACGATAGACGGCGGCGAGTACCAGGCGGTGTACAACGTCACCGAGACCTCCGAGATCGAGGTGTACGAGGAGGGGTTCAGCGGGAACGAGCCCGTCCACGTCCGCGCGGTGCAGTTCCGCTACCCGAACGGAACGTTCGTCAACGGCACCGACCTCGACGTCAGGATCGACGGCGGCGAGACGGTGATCGAGCTCCCGGACGAGAACGGCTCGGTCGCCTACACGGCGGAGACGCGGCCGAAGGAGTTCGGCTCGCCGGTGCTCGTCGACGGCTCGTACGAGGTTGTCCTGCCGCCGAACCACCGGACCGACAACTTCCTGTTCGGCCACGTCAGCCCCGACCCCTCCGCGAAGGAGGTGGTGGGCGACCGCATGCACATCCGCTGGGAGGACCCCGACCGGAACGTGTTCGTCCGGTACTACCTCCAGCGCGACATCCTCATCTTCGGCGGCCTCGTCGCGGTCCTCGGCGCGGTGATGATCGCCGGCCTGATCTACTACCTCCGGCAGATCCGGGAACTGGAGAACAAGCGCAAGGAGATGGGGTTGGACGTCGAGACCGAGGACGACGAGTTCGACGACGGGCCGCCGCCGGGAATGCGGTAG